Proteins from a single region of Companilactobacillus farciminis KCTC 3681 = DSM 20184:
- a CDS encoding GGDEF domain-containing protein, with protein MTWSVWRVAPVVTSIFFILGVFTLYVVLVDWLKSKIRLKYPEVREHTIESWFGVIYILVFVYSLQLGIAGQDISWLFMNFQLIAVIFCAYFLAIHIPFKAFLPIVVLFMWINSSLSYWESWTYSLAIILFYWSMNYVYKWSQKHNYVFLVYFTTGTFFGMILWFLVKIKFSLSWYIFIQEISYFLVFQALLYSYIRMLNKNQRLENNLARSAHHDALTQAKNYAAYMTEVSDLFQNSHNNKLHLSMMMFDIDHFKHINDTYGHLAGDKVLQHVVDVVQTVIDENDSRIQLYRTGGEEFNVLFPSYDLEETQKVVPQIFNALNHLGIDFNGQHIDFTVSIGVSEVSKKDDDPNDFYKRVDANLYHSKDNGRMQITAK; from the coding sequence ATGACTTGGTCTGTTTGGCGAGTGGCGCCGGTAGTAACGAGTATCTTTTTCATTTTGGGCGTTTTTACATTATACGTAGTTTTAGTCGATTGGTTGAAATCGAAAATACGTTTAAAATATCCAGAAGTCCGAGAACATACGATTGAATCGTGGTTCGGTGTCATTTATATTTTAGTTTTTGTCTATAGCCTACAGTTAGGGATTGCCGGGCAAGATATTTCTTGGCTATTTATGAATTTCCAATTGATTGCGGTAATTTTTTGTGCTTATTTTTTGGCTATTCATATTCCTTTTAAGGCTTTTTTGCCGATCGTTGTATTATTTATGTGGATCAATTCATCACTTTCGTATTGGGAGTCTTGGACGTATTCACTAGCAATTATTCTCTTTTATTGGAGCATGAATTACGTCTACAAATGGTCTCAAAAACACAATTATGTCTTTTTAGTCTACTTTACGACTGGGACGTTCTTCGGAATGATATTGTGGTTCCTAGTTAAAATTAAGTTTTCGTTATCATGGTATATTTTTATCCAAGAAATTAGTTATTTCTTAGTATTTCAGGCGTTACTATACAGTTACATTAGAATGTTGAATAAGAATCAACGTTTAGAAAATAATCTAGCCCGTTCCGCTCATCACGATGCTTTGACTCAGGCTAAGAATTATGCGGCTTATATGACTGAAGTGAGTGATTTATTCCAAAATAGTCACAACAACAAATTGCACTTGTCGATGATGATGTTTGATATTGACCACTTTAAGCATATCAATGATACTTATGGACATTTGGCAGGTGACAAAGTTTTACAGCATGTAGTTGATGTCGTACAAACCGTAATTGATGAAAATGATTCAAGAATTCAACTGTATCGGACTGGTGGAGAAGAGTTTAACGTCTTGTTCCCTAGTTATGATTTGGAAGAAACTCAAAAGGTCGTTCCTCAAATCTTCAATGCCTTGAATCATTTGGGAATCGACTTCAATGGACAACACATTGATTTTACCGTTTCGATAGGAGTATCTGAGGTATCTAAAAAAGATGATGATCCAAATGACTTTTACAAACGGGTCGATGCCAACCTGTATCATTCAAAAGATAATGGCCGAATGCAAATTACAGCAAAATAA
- a CDS encoding Cof-type HAD-IIB family hydrolase, translating into MSNIKLVAMDIDDTLLDDKKNISLKNKLAIQKALGKGVKVVLSSGRTFNGMIEYLDELGINGDDQFVILDGGGVVQSVSGKIIYQQTLSNAAYRKIDKYVVENNLHYNAVDVQGNTYTSNRDFIDKYTVLQAFENNKGIIIKRPGELPNDFEIVKAILNEDGPKLDAITPEVNRLFGDNHYVVRTDVGFLEIMPQHVNKGNGLLHLAKYLGIGIDDTLAIGDGENDIPMLEQAGVAVVMENADDSIKKLADFVTTNNNESGIATAFEKYVLN; encoded by the coding sequence ATGTCAAATATCAAGTTAGTTGCGATGGATATTGATGATACTTTGTTAGACGACAAGAAAAATATTTCTTTAAAAAATAAGCTGGCCATTCAAAAAGCCTTGGGAAAAGGAGTCAAAGTGGTACTCAGCTCAGGCCGGACTTTCAATGGGATGATTGAATATTTAGATGAGTTAGGAATTAATGGTGATGATCAGTTCGTGATTCTCGATGGTGGAGGCGTAGTCCAAAGTGTTTCTGGTAAGATAATTTATCAACAAACGCTATCTAATGCTGCTTATCGAAAGATTGATAAATACGTAGTCGAAAATAATTTGCACTACAATGCGGTGGATGTTCAGGGAAATACTTATACGAGCAATCGAGATTTTATTGACAAATATACCGTTTTACAAGCTTTTGAAAATAATAAAGGGATAATTATCAAGCGTCCAGGAGAGCTGCCTAATGATTTTGAAATAGTAAAAGCCATTTTAAATGAAGATGGTCCAAAATTGGATGCAATTACACCTGAGGTTAATCGTTTGTTTGGCGACAATCATTACGTGGTAAGAACGGATGTTGGATTCTTGGAGATTATGCCCCAGCACGTTAATAAAGGCAATGGATTATTGCATTTAGCCAAGTATTTAGGAATTGGTATAGACGATACACTAGCAATCGGCGATGGGGAGAACGATATACCAATGTTAGAGCAAGCTGGTGTGGCTGTAGTGATGGAAAATGCGGACGATTCAATAAAAAAATTAGCAGATTTTGTGACTACGAATAATAACGAAAGTGGCATAGCAACGGCGTTTGAGAAGTATGTTTTAAATTAA
- a CDS encoding GNAT family N-acetyltransferase, translating into MNKYLLGKDKFNQFYELYLYSFNRPDSPQRRSVLKERFDHAIVYGIMNEDKLGSGLFSIPFNVNFHDVDFKMNGIGDVMSAPEFGGRGGASSLMNQALEDMYNDGVTLSYLAPFSYGYYRQFGFEQVFDHTRITIKNFELPRVKNTQEGIVKRVKITELPDSVKRLYLEKNHLGGMSRADWWWNHMVDKHPEYQLALAYQANKLIGYLVYYNEGVNFVIHEWVNSNPLSLQLLLKFVTKHQSIFKNFIYESPDADFKADLLEDPNSAKLEVIPYMMARIVNLEDFLKRYPIQKMNLARINFKVEDSLAWNNHTWSLAINDGIVDLKVADELKPDLELTIQNLTKAMFGYRSLDSLVNYGLIKGDVEKISDLSSLFVQEKPQLIDYF; encoded by the coding sequence ATGAATAAATATTTGCTCGGCAAAGATAAATTTAATCAATTTTATGAATTGTACTTATATTCATTCAATCGACCCGATTCCCCACAAAGAAGGTCAGTCTTAAAAGAGCGTTTTGATCATGCCATCGTTTATGGAATCATGAATGAAGACAAGCTAGGTAGTGGGTTGTTTAGTATTCCTTTTAATGTTAATTTTCATGACGTTGATTTTAAGATGAATGGAATCGGCGACGTTATGAGTGCCCCGGAATTTGGTGGTCGTGGTGGAGCTAGTTCATTGATGAATCAAGCTTTAGAAGATATGTATAACGATGGTGTAACGCTATCATATCTAGCACCGTTTTCATATGGATACTATCGTCAATTTGGTTTTGAACAAGTTTTTGATCATACCAGAATAACTATCAAAAACTTTGAATTACCACGAGTAAAGAATACTCAAGAAGGAATAGTTAAACGAGTTAAAATAACTGAACTGCCTGATTCAGTAAAACGGCTATATCTAGAGAAGAACCACCTTGGTGGCATGTCTCGAGCTGATTGGTGGTGGAATCATATGGTCGACAAACACCCTGAATATCAATTGGCTTTGGCATATCAAGCTAATAAATTGATTGGCTATTTGGTTTACTACAATGAAGGCGTCAATTTTGTGATTCACGAGTGGGTCAATAGCAATCCCTTGAGTTTGCAGTTGCTGTTGAAATTTGTTACTAAGCACCAATCTATTTTTAAAAACTTTATTTATGAATCTCCAGATGCCGATTTCAAGGCTGATTTATTGGAAGATCCTAATTCGGCTAAATTAGAAGTAATACCTTATATGATGGCACGAATTGTTAACTTGGAAGATTTCTTAAAACGTTATCCGATTCAGAAGATGAACTTAGCACGAATCAATTTTAAAGTTGAGGATTCATTAGCTTGGAATAATCATACTTGGTCATTAGCTATTAATGATGGAATTGTTGATTTGAAAGTGGCTGATGAATTAAAACCCGACTTAGAACTTACTATTCAGAATTTGACTAAGGCAATGTTTGGCTATCGTAGTCTTGATTCGTTAGTTAACTATGGATTGATCAAAGGCGATGTTGAAAAGATTTCAGATTTATCGAGTCTTTTTGTACAAGAAAAACCTCAATTAATTGACTATTTCTAA
- a CDS encoding GGDEF domain-containing protein: MTWLVWRVSPFITSIFFILGVFTLFEVLVDWIKVKLHSKDINIKDHTVESVIGILYMLIFSFGMQYSILGQSYSWEFMNFQLIAIVFCAYFLNIRIPYYYLFPIVLLFMIYNSSVGYWESWCHAITLIVFYVTMNKGYLWSQKLKSPLFFYLGTGTFFGALLWYFMKLKFDFSWTTYVQELSYLVIFELLLYSYVRMLFRDDRLKARLAEVASHDALTKALNYSAYETEVKYLFKNSKDNNLSFSMVMFDIDHFKRVNDTYGHLAGDRVLQHTVDVVQTVLNANDSSVKLYRTGGEEFNILFPNYDLEGTQTIVEEIFTALNHLKVTFDDKEIEISVSMGVSQISNKDATPNDFYKRVDNNLYYSKKHGRMQITTI; this comes from the coding sequence TTGACTTGGCTTGTATGGCGAGTTTCACCATTTATTACTAGTATTTTTTTCATTTTGGGTGTCTTCACACTCTTTGAAGTATTAGTTGATTGGATTAAAGTAAAGCTTCATTCAAAAGACATTAATATCAAGGACCATACGGTTGAGTCGGTAATTGGGATACTTTACATGCTGATTTTTTCTTTCGGTATGCAATATTCTATCTTAGGGCAGTCGTATTCTTGGGAGTTTATGAATTTTCAGCTGATAGCAATCGTGTTTTGTGCGTATTTTTTGAACATTCGGATTCCATATTATTATCTTTTTCCGATTGTTTTACTGTTTATGATCTATAATTCTTCAGTTGGATATTGGGAATCATGGTGTCACGCAATTACGTTAATAGTATTTTACGTAACAATGAATAAAGGTTACCTGTGGTCGCAAAAGCTCAAATCACCTTTGTTCTTTTATTTAGGTACAGGGACATTCTTTGGAGCATTGCTGTGGTATTTCATGAAATTAAAGTTTGATTTCTCCTGGACGACCTACGTTCAAGAATTATCATACTTAGTGATTTTTGAATTACTACTATATTCATATGTCAGAATGCTTTTCAGAGATGATCGTTTGAAGGCTCGATTAGCTGAAGTTGCTAGTCATGATGCCTTGACGAAAGCTCTGAACTATTCGGCTTATGAAACAGAAGTTAAGTATTTATTTAAAAATAGTAAAGACAACAATTTAAGCTTTTCAATGGTTATGTTCGATATCGATCATTTCAAACGTGTAAATGACACTTATGGACATTTAGCGGGTGATCGAGTTTTGCAGCACACGGTCGATGTCGTGCAAACAGTTTTAAATGCTAACGACTCGTCAGTAAAACTTTATCGAACTGGTGGGGAAGAATTCAATATTCTATTTCCCAATTATGACCTTGAAGGAACGCAAACGATTGTTGAAGAGATTTTTACCGCTTTGAATCATTTGAAAGTCACGTTTGATGATAAAGAGATTGAGATTTCTGTTTCGATGGGAGTTTCTCAAATTTCAAACAAAGATGCTACACCAAATGACTTTTATAAAAGAGTTGATAATAATCTTTATTACTCAAAGAAGCACGGCCGTATGCAAATTACGACAATTTAA
- a CDS encoding DUF871 domain-containing protein encodes MRRLGLSLYPEHSTLAEDKKYLDTASKLGYSRIFASLLELGDDKDKTINRFKETIAYGNKLGFVTIVDMNPRLFKALDISYDDLSFFHELGAFGIRLDEGFSGMEEAKMTRNPYGLKIEINMSSGTHYLDNILSYHPNKDNLLGCHNFYPQRYTGLGEDFFIKWSNFFKERNIHSAAFVSSHNATFGPWPVQDGLPTLEDDRDLPISTQVKHLLLSGVVDDVIIGNTYASDEELKEAADAFYAPVPVLKVDLSSDITDLEKEVILKSTHVYRGDASDYLLRSTMTRVVYKDGNFPAHDTQDIKRGDIIIVNENYGQYKGETQIALRDIKNDGRRNIVGHLNSNEAFLLSYIKPWSSFKLAE; translated from the coding sequence TTGAGAAGACTAGGATTATCACTATATCCTGAACATTCAACTTTGGCAGAAGATAAGAAGTATCTTGATACTGCTAGTAAATTAGGTTACTCACGAATCTTTGCTTCATTGCTCGAATTAGGTGATGACAAGGACAAGACTATCAATCGCTTTAAAGAAACCATTGCTTATGGAAATAAACTCGGTTTTGTAACGATCGTGGATATGAATCCTAGACTATTTAAAGCATTAGATATCAGTTACGATGATCTATCATTTTTCCACGAGCTAGGAGCCTTTGGTATCCGTTTGGATGAAGGTTTCTCTGGAATGGAAGAAGCTAAGATGACGCGTAATCCTTATGGGTTAAAAATTGAAATCAATATGAGTTCTGGTACACACTACTTGGATAATATTCTTTCCTACCATCCTAATAAGGATAATCTACTAGGATGTCACAACTTCTATCCTCAAAGATATACTGGTTTAGGCGAAGACTTCTTCATTAAGTGGTCAAACTTCTTTAAAGAACGTAACATTCACTCAGCTGCTTTTGTCAGCTCGCACAATGCTACCTTTGGTCCATGGCCAGTTCAAGATGGTTTGCCAACGCTTGAAGATGATCGTGATTTACCAATTTCTACGCAAGTTAAACATTTATTGTTGAGCGGAGTGGTTGATGATGTCATCATTGGTAACACGTATGCTTCAGATGAAGAATTAAAAGAAGCCGCTGATGCTTTCTATGCACCAGTTCCAGTATTGAAAGTTGATTTATCTTCTGACATTACTGATCTAGAAAAAGAAGTTATTTTGAAATCTACTCACGTTTATCGTGGTGATGCATCTGACTATTTGTTACGTAGTACGATGACTCGAGTAGTTTATAAAGATGGGAATTTCCCTGCCCATGATACTCAAGACATTAAACGCGGCGATATCATTATAGTTAATGAGAACTACGGACAATACAAAGGTGAGACGCAAATTGCACTTCGTGATATTAAGAATGACGGACGTCGCAACATTGTTGGACACTTGAATTCAAATGAGGCTTTCTTGTTGAGTTATATTAAGCCTTGGAGTAGTTTTAAATTAGCAGAATAA
- a CDS encoding PTS sugar transporter subunit IIC has product MQEKFENKLTPLANKLAENVVLKSLRDGFLIITPLIIIISMFLLIGNFPIPGWTKFWTGVFGHRWIEWFSAISGSVFNFTGLLSCFGISYAYGKNRGLVPVHATAVALVSFFILTPMTLTVGKQEIGAVKTLYLGPNGIFLGMFTALVSVELFRFAKKRNWTIKMPKGVPDMVRESFDVLLPSGFVILIFFLIRIIFSLTTMGTAYNFIYTLLQAPLKHVGNSLGSVFLYILIASILWCFGINGPSVVNSVWSPIFFVLSQDNLKAFQTGHSLPHIYTEQFIEDFATYGGGGSVLSLIIVMVFICKSKRIKELGKLTIIPSIFGIGEPLIYGLPIVLNPIIAIPFVITPVVNVLLSGLAFSIHLVPYTNGVMLPWTTPPIISGWLTTGSWRGAALQIVEIIIGVMIYLPFIKMLDKKYLRDETATE; this is encoded by the coding sequence GTGCAAGAAAAATTTGAAAATAAATTGACGCCATTAGCCAATAAATTGGCTGAGAACGTCGTTTTGAAATCGTTACGTGATGGCTTTTTGATCATTACGCCTTTAATTATTATTATTTCGATGTTTTTACTGATAGGCAATTTTCCAATTCCAGGTTGGACAAAATTCTGGACTGGAGTATTTGGACACAGATGGATCGAATGGTTTAGCGCTATTTCGGGTTCAGTCTTTAATTTCACTGGTTTATTGTCTTGTTTCGGGATTTCTTATGCCTATGGTAAGAATCGAGGTTTAGTACCAGTTCACGCTACAGCAGTGGCATTAGTTTCCTTTTTCATCTTAACGCCAATGACCTTAACAGTTGGCAAGCAAGAGATTGGAGCCGTCAAAACTTTGTATCTTGGCCCCAATGGAATTTTTTTGGGGATGTTTACAGCTTTAGTCAGTGTTGAATTATTTAGATTTGCCAAAAAACGAAATTGGACGATTAAGATGCCTAAAGGCGTTCCGGATATGGTTCGTGAATCTTTTGACGTCTTGTTGCCAAGTGGTTTTGTAATTTTAATTTTCTTTTTGATAAGAATTATTTTTAGCTTAACAACGATGGGAACAGCCTATAATTTTATTTACACGCTTTTGCAAGCACCATTGAAACACGTTGGCAATTCTTTAGGTTCAGTTTTCTTATATATTTTGATAGCTTCAATTTTGTGGTGTTTCGGTATTAATGGACCGTCAGTAGTAAATAGTGTTTGGTCACCAATATTTTTTGTCTTGAGTCAGGATAATCTGAAAGCTTTTCAAACAGGGCATTCCTTGCCACACATTTATACTGAACAATTCATTGAAGATTTTGCGACTTACGGCGGAGGCGGCAGCGTTTTATCGTTAATTATCGTAATGGTATTTATTTGCAAATCTAAACGGATCAAGGAGTTGGGGAAACTAACTATTATTCCTAGTATTTTTGGGATTGGCGAACCGCTTATTTATGGACTGCCAATTGTCTTAAATCCAATCATTGCCATACCATTCGTAATAACACCGGTGGTGAATGTTTTGTTGTCAGGGTTGGCGTTTTCAATCCATTTAGTACCATACACTAACGGTGTTATGCTGCCATGGACTACGCCACCAATCATTTCAGGCTGGTTGACGACAGGTAGTTGGCGAGGAGCGGCGTTACAAATTGTGGAGATTATTATTGGTGTTATGATTTATTTGCCATTTATTAAGATGTTGGATAAAAAATATTTACGTGATGAGACGGCTACTGAATAA
- a CDS encoding uracil-xanthine permease family protein: protein MDNNKSNLLVGPDDKIGMGEAGFLGLQHVLAMDIYVPPIVLAGMMAMGLGDQMGLLQSTFLAAGIGTILQTFVFMKMPVSQGPSFVPLGAAAGVVLASGGLKGNGMGTLIGATLIGSIILIILGATGIFQKIINRLVPALVGGTIITCVGLSLIPTALNSNIFNAPGKIDNNIILASVTALTLLVSVGISLKFKKVRRFFRTSSIILALGVGTIVSTMMGMFNWKEVNEAAWFGLPERTIFHWGINFSPSAIITFIIIYAVITTETTGTWFAMGAVTNHEITDKQWNHGIIGEGLSCMVASLLGTTPVTGYSTNAGVISITGVASKRVFLFAGIWFSILGFFSKLSAFLAAIPAPVIGGVFAIITVTIMLNGLNVIRGLETTDRDLYIIGIPIVLTLALVLLPASVTKNAPQILQYLLGSPIAVAAISAIILNLVMPKSNPEVTTA from the coding sequence ATGGATAACAACAAAAGCAATTTATTAGTCGGTCCTGATGACAAAATCGGTATGGGAGAAGCCGGTTTCTTAGGATTGCAACACGTATTAGCAATGGATATCTACGTTCCACCAATCGTTTTAGCCGGTATGATGGCAATGGGTCTGGGTGACCAAATGGGATTGTTGCAATCAACTTTCTTAGCTGCCGGAATTGGAACAATCTTACAAACCTTCGTTTTCATGAAGATGCCAGTTTCTCAAGGTCCTTCATTTGTTCCATTAGGAGCTGCTGCCGGTGTTGTTTTAGCATCAGGTGGCCTCAAGGGTAACGGAATGGGTACTCTAATTGGTGCCACATTAATCGGTTCAATTATATTGATTATCTTAGGTGCTACGGGAATCTTCCAAAAGATTATCAATCGTCTAGTACCCGCTTTAGTTGGTGGAACAATCATCACTTGTGTTGGTTTATCATTGATCCCAACCGCTTTAAATAGCAACATCTTCAACGCTCCAGGTAAAATTGACAACAACATAATCTTAGCTTCCGTTACTGCTTTAACTCTTTTAGTTTCTGTCGGTATCAGTTTGAAGTTCAAAAAAGTTCGTCGTTTCTTTAGAACTAGTTCGATTATTTTAGCATTGGGTGTCGGTACAATTGTTTCAACTATGATGGGTATGTTCAATTGGAAAGAAGTTAACGAAGCCGCTTGGTTTGGCCTTCCTGAAAGAACTATCTTCCACTGGGGTATCAATTTTAGTCCATCAGCAATCATCACTTTCATCATCATCTATGCCGTTATAACGACTGAAACAACTGGTACTTGGTTCGCTATGGGTGCCGTTACCAATCACGAAATCACTGACAAACAATGGAATCACGGAATCATCGGTGAAGGTCTTAGCTGTATGGTAGCTTCACTACTTGGAACTACTCCTGTTACTGGATATTCGACAAATGCCGGTGTTATCTCTATCACTGGTGTTGCAAGTAAACGTGTCTTCCTATTCGCTGGAATCTGGTTCTCAATACTCGGATTCTTCAGTAAACTATCAGCTTTTCTTGCCGCCATCCCTGCACCAGTAATCGGTGGAGTCTTCGCCATCATCACTGTTACGATCATGTTGAACGGTTTAAACGTTATTCGTGGATTGGAAACTACAGACCGTGATCTTTACATTATCGGTATTCCAATCGTCTTAACATTGGCTTTGGTCTTATTGCCAGCTAGTGTTACTAAAAATGCACCACAAATTTTACAATACTTATTAGGTTCGCCAATTGCCGTAGCGGCTATCTCTGCAATCATTTTGAATTTGGTCATGCCTAAAAGCAATCCTGAAGTAACAACAGCCTAA
- the guaD gene encoding guanine deaminase has protein sequence MVIEGTIISSVSFDKADFTPEVLICVDQSGIIDRVISATDSDYQSVKQTAQQNGSYHQVAKDSYVLPGFTDLHIHAPQWPQAGLALDKPLNEWLNSYTFPLEAKFKDKEYAEKIYYSLIKELLANGTTTGLFFGSIHNEANLILAKICAQLGQRAFIGKVAMDNPEQTPDYYRDQNSQVALQQTEEFIQAMFDLQNQTKAEITPVITPRFVPSCTEETLQGLGQLAKKYDLPIQSHCSESIWEDHYAIEHYNLRDTQVLDKFGLLTDKSIMAHGTQLSDQDLDTFNSRQTAIAHCPISNVYFGNSVMRVQDAHQKNVKVGLGTDISGGFSPSLYRNMQQSIMSSQILTDQGHDNARISAANAFYLATVGGAQALHIKSGQIKSGFKADLQIVQDQYFDISSNEPQEIFERLIYHTNKENIKQVYVSGKLVHDNLGEE, from the coding sequence ATAGTTATTGAGGGAACTATTATTTCTTCAGTTTCGTTTGACAAGGCGGATTTTACACCAGAAGTACTTATATGTGTAGATCAGTCAGGAATTATCGACCGAGTTATATCCGCTACTGATAGCGATTATCAGTCTGTCAAACAAACTGCGCAACAAAATGGTTCCTATCATCAAGTTGCAAAAGACAGTTACGTTCTACCAGGATTCACTGATTTACATATTCATGCGCCGCAATGGCCCCAAGCTGGTTTGGCTCTAGACAAACCACTGAATGAATGGCTAAATTCTTACACCTTTCCATTGGAAGCTAAATTCAAGGATAAAGAATATGCCGAAAAAATCTATTACAGTCTAATTAAAGAACTCTTGGCTAATGGGACGACAACCGGACTATTCTTCGGTTCGATCCACAATGAAGCCAATCTGATTCTTGCTAAAATCTGTGCCCAACTCGGTCAAAGGGCTTTCATCGGTAAAGTTGCGATGGATAACCCCGAGCAAACACCAGATTATTATCGTGATCAAAACTCACAAGTTGCCTTACAACAAACTGAAGAATTTATCCAAGCGATGTTCGACTTGCAAAATCAGACCAAAGCGGAAATAACTCCCGTTATAACGCCTAGGTTTGTCCCCAGCTGTACTGAAGAGACTTTGCAGGGTCTAGGACAACTGGCAAAAAAATATGACCTGCCGATTCAATCGCACTGTAGCGAAAGTATTTGGGAAGATCACTACGCTATAGAGCATTACAATTTAAGAGATACACAAGTTTTGGACAAATTTGGCTTATTGACCGATAAATCAATTATGGCTCATGGTACTCAATTAAGTGACCAAGATTTAGATACTTTCAATAGTCGGCAAACAGCTATCGCTCACTGTCCAATTTCTAATGTCTACTTTGGCAATTCTGTGATGCGCGTTCAAGATGCTCATCAAAAGAACGTCAAAGTTGGTTTAGGTACAGATATCTCTGGAGGTTTCTCTCCTAGTCTTTATCGCAATATGCAACAAAGTATCATGTCGTCACAAATTTTAACTGACCAAGGACATGACAACGCACGTATTTCGGCCGCAAATGCCTTTTATCTCGCCACTGTTGGTGGAGCACAAGCTTTGCATATCAAATCCGGACAAATCAAATCAGGTTTTAAAGCCGATTTGCAAATTGTTCAAGATCAATATTTTGATATTTCATCCAATGAACCACAAGAAATATTTGAAAGACTGATTTACCACACGAATAAAGAAAACATCAAGCAAGTCTATGTATCTGGAAAATTAGTACATGACAACTTAGGAGAAGAATAA
- a CDS encoding PRD domain-containing protein encodes MVQIVQVFNNNSALVDIGDHRQAIVNGTGIAFNKHKGSEIDSRKVNKIFYLDTKESQQNLYFLIKDIPIDIVTTTYEIIDYGVKKYKYHVLDYAYITLSDHILGSYNRIVDGTYQEALIPDMHNEYPLEYRIAEHALEVINNNLGVEFPKSEVKSIALHFINAKGNGPEENGLKKDESQDINEIVNSILDKYGIKRIGSNSNYYDRFMIHLQYLAGRLDKPEDKKEISPSLEIEMKKSYPDSFEIASEMYDELQIRLDKSLGSNELIYFIIHIQRLIQEEVKS; translated from the coding sequence TTGGTACAAATTGTACAAGTTTTTAATAACAACAGTGCTCTGGTTGACATAGGAGACCATCGTCAAGCAATTGTGAATGGAACCGGCATTGCTTTTAACAAGCATAAGGGGTCGGAAATTGACTCTAGAAAAGTGAATAAGATTTTCTATTTGGATACAAAAGAATCACAACAAAATTTATATTTCTTGATTAAAGATATTCCAATCGATATCGTAACTACTACTTATGAAATTATTGACTATGGTGTTAAAAAATATAAGTATCATGTACTAGATTATGCCTATATTACTTTAAGTGATCATATTTTAGGATCTTATAATCGCATAGTGGATGGTACCTATCAAGAAGCATTAATACCAGATATGCACAATGAATATCCTTTAGAATACAGAATTGCTGAACATGCTTTGGAAGTAATTAACAACAATTTAGGTGTTGAATTTCCTAAATCAGAAGTTAAAAGTATTGCTCTTCACTTTATTAATGCCAAGGGTAATGGACCAGAAGAGAATGGTTTGAAGAAAGATGAAAGTCAAGATATTAATGAAATCGTAAACAGTATTTTAGACAAGTATGGAATCAAACGTATTGGTAGCAATAGCAATTATTACGATCGATTCATGATTCATCTCCAATATTTAGCTGGTCGTTTAGATAAACCGGAAGATAAAAAGGAAATTAGTCCTAGCTTAGAAATCGAAATGAAGAAGTCATATCCGGATTCTTTTGAAATTGCTAGTGAGATGTATGATGAGCTTCAAATCAGACTTGATAAAAGTTTAGGATCAAATGAGTTAATTTATTTTATTATTCATATTCAGCGTTTAATTCA